The following coding sequences lie in one Drosophila sulfurigaster albostrigata strain 15112-1811.04 chromosome 2R, ASM2355843v2, whole genome shotgun sequence genomic window:
- the LOC133837068 gene encoding LOW QUALITY PROTEIN: palmitoyltransferase ZDHHC16 (The sequence of the model RefSeq protein was modified relative to this genomic sequence to represent the inferred CDS: deleted 1 base in 1 codon), which translates to MARITWRGNWAQNIVSILRLRWVYMKHCWHSLTFNAHMNSGYATDVCMTPIFWIVDNYTYCLGPFFVVGVAILTTAIVSIAYWIGFPFWWAKSPAVTVFLLIFGNWILLNIIFHYVMAVITPAGHPPEGVSQVEAVSMCAKCIAPKPPRTHHCSICNRCILKMDHHCPWLNNCVGYGNHRYFFLYMIYTTMGCLFLIIAGLEIGHKYLWLDHSDNWTELEPLEGHPVKFNLTGHIIPVTHPNEYDDVLLPPAVHNLPIPVDDPETSSPTRRRVMWFMAITNVAVVIALGSLCSWHAKLITRGETSVEAHINEAETKRLLQQQRIYINPYNFGTKKNWKLFLGLVRGRSFWRTVLLPSWHKPEGNGLSFHTVHDAPFEDEWP; encoded by the exons ATGGCGCGTATTACATGGCGGGGCAACTGGGCACAAAACATAGT CTCAATATTAAGACTGCGCTGGGTTTACATGAAACATTGTTGGCATTCTCTAACGTTCAACGCCCACATGAACTCTGGCTATGCCACGGATGTGTGCATGACACCCATCTTCTGGATCGTCGACAATTATACTTATTGTCTGGGTCCA ttCTTCGTTGTGGGCGTTGCCATTTTAACCACTGCCATTGTCAGCATTGCCTATTGGATTGGCTTTCCCTTTTGGTGGGCTAAGAGCCCAGCTGTCACCGTATTCCTGCTCATATTTGGCAACTGGATACTGCTCAACATCATCTTTCACTATGTGATGGCTGTGATCACGCCCGCTGGACATCCGCCCGAAGGCGTCTCCCAGGTAGAGGCAGTAAGCATGTGTGCCAAGTGCATTGCCCCAAAACCACCACGCACTCATCACTGTTCCATCTGTAACCGTTGCATACTCAAGATGGATCATCACTGTc CTTGGCTTAACAATTGCGTGGGCTATGGGAATCATCGCTACTTCTTTCTCTATATGATTTATACAACGATGGGCTGCCTGTTTCTGATCATTGCTGGCTTGGAGATTGGCCACAAATATCTGTGGTTAGATCACAGTGATAACTGGACAGAGCTGGAACCACTTGAAGGACATCCCGTGAAATTCAATCTTACTGGACACATTATACCGGTG ACACATCCCAATGAGTATGATGATGTCTTGTTGCCGCCAGCTGTACACAATCTGCCTATTCCTGTTGACGATCCTGAGACTTCATCGCCTACACGACGACGCGTAATGTGGTTCATGGCAATCACCAACGTGGCTGTGGTTATTGCTCTAGGCAGCCTTTGCAGCTGGCATGCTAAGCTAATAACGCGCGGTGAGACGAGCGTCGAGGCGCACATCAATGAGGCGGAGACTAAGCgtttgctgcagcagcaacgcatCTACATCAATCCCTATAATTTTGGCACC AAAAAGAACTGGAAACTCTTTTTGGGCCTCGTGCGTGGCAG aTCCTTTTGGCGCACTGTATTGCTGCCGTCGTGGCACAAACCCGAAGGAAACGGTCTCAGTTTTCACACCGTTCACGATGCTCCTTTCGAGGATGAGTGGCCGTAG
- the LOC133837067 gene encoding putative gustatory receptor 97a translates to MRFVKAAKRRLRFWWQSLTGVMSSWSLVSKVVLIGVGLSVLQSNLYGLSACRFNIRRRKFVLSKPLAIYCFVVGLLFGFYYVQLIWTEYKSGQLGQLDIIKTYCYVNAVAVLLNYVTQWAMMHHILNYLNDVPLFSTINYFDVSFLAVRRFVIFGAVKMFGFPFMLQLATWVYQQHKQPELSWMHSSITMIPILLGNHLNNCFFGSILVAHCLFIQINNVLRKMLAEVNRLQTPLGMFLHKPYYRMQRFCDLADQLDELAKIYTQIAHFSRAYLVLNSFCLVMSLGINLFITTLGFFMQYQAIADYTFIEEAYDVTKALSHLVFLLVPFLEIILVARVSQDELIQAKETGNLLQRMSMEHADVRFKAVVDAFWLQVCTINLKLIPMGLLELDGSTVNKLYSTVTTFLLFLIQNDLNFRFSIK, encoded by the exons TGAAAGCGGCAAAGAGACGCTTGCGTTTCTGGTGGCAATCTCTGACTGGAGTGATGAGCTCCTGGAGCTTGGTCAGCAAAGTAGTTCTAATCGGTGTAGGGTTGTCCGTACTGCAAAGCAATCTCTATGGACTTTCGGCATGTCGCTTTAACATAAGACgccgaaaatttgttttatcgaAGCCACTGGCCATCTACTGTTTTGTGGTTGGCTTGCTGTTTGGCTTCTACTATGTTCAACTCATATGGACGGAGTACAAAAGTGGCCAACTTGGACAGCTGGACATCATAAAGACGTATTGCTATGTCAATGCCGTGGCCGTCTTGCTCAACTATGTTACACAGTGGGCAATGATGCATCACATACTGAACTACTTGAACGATGTGCCCTTGTTCAGCACCATCAACTATTTTGACGTCTCGTTCTTGGCCGTGAGACGCTTTGTGATCTTTGGTGCGGTCAAAATGTTTGGATTTCCCTTTATGCTGCAGCTGGCAACGTGGGTATATCAGCAGCATAAACAACCAGAGCTGAGCTGGATGCACAGCAGCATCACAATGATTCCAATTTTGCTGGGCAATCATTTGAACAACTGTTTCTTTGGAAGCATTCTTGTTGCTCACTGCCTTTTCATACAGATCAACAATGTGCTGCGCAAGATGCTCGCTGAAGTGAACCGATTGCAAACCCCTTTGGGAATGTTTCTGCATAAACCTTACTATCGCATGCAACGGTTTTGTGATCTGGCAGATCAGTTGGATGAGCTGGCCAAAATATATACGCAGATTGCTCATTTCTCCCGAGCTTATTTGGTGCTTAATTCGTTTTGTCTCGTGATGTCGCTGggaattaatttattcatcACCACACTGGGATTTTTCATGCAGTATCAAGCTATTGCGGATTATACATTCATTGAGGAGGCTTACGATGTGACCAAAGCGTTGTCGCACTTAGTTTTTCTTCTAGTGCCATTTTTGGAGATTATCTTGGTAGCACGCGTCAGTCAAGATGAATTGATTCaa GCTAAAGAAACGGGTAATTTGCTGCAACGCATGAGCATGGAGCATGCTGATGTGCGCTTTAAGGCAGTTGTGGATGCATTCTGGCTGCAGGTCTGCACTATAAACCTCAAATTAATTCCGATGGGTCTGCTGGAATTGGACGGTAGCACGGTcaacaaattgtattcaaCTGTTActacttttttattatttctaatacaaaatgatttgaattttcgattttcgattAAATAA